In Cellulomonas sp. JZ18, the DNA window CAGCCGACGCAGGTCGCGCAGCGGGGAGTACCCGGCGAGGGCCGCGAGCATGTCCGTCACGACGTGCCACGTGCCCTGACCGCGGCCGAGCCAGCGCGTCACGTGGTGCGACGCGTGCCGGTACAGGTGCAGCGGCTTGCCCTTGATCTCCGTGGAGCAGCCCGCGAGGACGACCCCGCGAGCTTGCCCTCGTTCCGGCCGGCGTACGCGAGCGACGCGTAGCCCCGAGCGACAGCCCGACGAGCAGCGGCGGCACGGGGCACGCGCTCACCGCGTCGTCGATCGCCGCGAGGGCGCCCTCGAGGGTGAACCGCTCGGCGCTGCGCGCGCCGTGGCCGGGCAGGTCGATCGCGTGCGTGGGGTGGCCGCGGTGGCGCAGCACGGCGACCTGGGCGTGCCAGATGGCCGAGGACGTGCGTGTGCCGTGGACGAGCACGATGGGACGGTGGATGGGGGCCTCCTGCGGGTGCGCCCCGGACGGCCGGGGGCGCCGTCCGGGACCTCGTCAGGGTAGTCCGCGTGCCTGAGGGCCGCCTGAGTGCGGGGCGCGCGGACCGCTCAGGCCCCGGCCCAGCGGTGCGCGACCGCGAGCGTCTGCGCGGTGTACCCGCCGCGGAACAGCAGCGCGTGCACCGCCAGCGGGTACAGCTGGTGCAGCGTCACGCGGTGCCGCCACCCGCGGGCGAGGGGGTGCACCCGCTGGTACGCGTCGAGCACGTCCTCGAGGTGCGGCAGGCCGAAGAGCGCGAGCATCGCCAGGTCGGTCTCGCGGTGGCCGCCGTGCGCCGCGGGGTCCACGAGCGTCACCCCGTCCGGCGTCCACAGCACGTTCCCCGACCACAGGTCGCCGTGCAGGCGGGCGGGCGGGTCGGCGTCGTCCCAGGTGCCGGCCCGCAGCCGCGCGGCGAGCCGCGCGAACGCGTCGTCGTCCGCCGGCCCCGTGAGCCCGGCGGCCCGCAGCGCCGTCGCGACGGGCTCGACGCGGCACTCCGCGAGGAACGCGCCCCACGACGCGTGCGCGCCGGAGCGCATCGGCAGCGGTGCGTCGAGGGGACCGAAGAAGCCGTCACCGGACCAGTCGTCCGGCGGTGCGCCGAAGGCGGCGGCACCCGCGTCGTGCGTGCGTGCGAGGGCGGCGCCGAACGCCCGTGCCGCCTCCGGGCCGGGCCGGACGGTCGGCAGCCGCACGAGGTCCAGGTGGTCGTCCGCCACGTCCAGCACCTCGACCACGCGCGCGCCGCCCGCGGCCGCCAGCCACCGCAGCCCCGCGGCCTCGCACGCGAAGAACCCGGGCGGGGCGTCGGGTCGCGCCTTGCGGTGGACGGGACGGGCGGCGTGCCCGGGCGTCGCCGGCATGACGTCACGGTAACGAGGCCACGCCGTCCCGACACCCGCGCGTGACACGGGACGGGCAGACTGGACCGTGAGCGGCGTCACACCCCGACGCCGCCTCACCGCCGCGCGACCCGCGCCCGCCCGACAGGAGACCGGCCATGCAGATCGGCGTCCCCCGCGAGACCAAGAACCGCGAGCACCGGGTGGCGGTCACACCCGCCGGCGTCGACCGGCTGGTCCGCGCGGGCCACGAGGTCCTCGTCGAGACCGGCGCCGGTGCCGGCTCGCACCTGGCCGACGCGGACTACGTGCGCGCCGGCGCCCGGGTCGTCGCGACGCCCGCCGAGGCGTGGGCGGCCCCCCTGGTGTGCAAGGTCAAGGAGCCGGTGCCCGCCGAGTACGGGTACCTGCGTCCCGACCTCGTCCTGTTCACGTACCTGCACCTCGCGGCCGACCGCCCCGCCACCGACGCGCTGCTGGCCGCCGGCACGACCGCCATCGCCTACGAGACCGTGCGGGCAGCCGACGGGAGCCTGCCGCTGCTGGCGCCCATGAGCGAGGTGGCCGGGCGGCTCGCGACCCAGGTGGGCGCGTACCACCTGATGGCGGGGGAGGGCGGCGGCCGCGGCGTCCTCCTCGGCGGCGTCCCCGGCACGGCACCGGCGAAGGTCGTCGTGCTCGGGGGTGGGGTGGTCGGCACGCACGCCGCGGAGATCGCGGTCGGCATGCGGGCGGACGTCACCGTCCTCGACGTGTCGGTCCCGCGCCTGCGTGAGCTGGACGCCCGGTTCGCCGGCCGCGTCCGCACGCTCGCGTCCTCGGCGTGGGCCGTCGAGCAGGAGCTGCTCGACGCCGACCTCGTCGTCGGTGCGGTCCTGCGGCCGGGCGCGCGCGCCCCGCGCCTGGTGAGCGACGCGCTGGTGGCGGCGATGCGCCCCGGCTCGGTGCTGGTCGACGTCGCCGTCGACCAGGGCGGGTGCTTCGAGGGCACCCACCCGACCACGCACGACGCACCGACCTACCGGGTGCACGGCTCGGTCTTCTACTGCGTGGCGAACATGCCGGGCGCCGTGCCGGTCACCTCCACGCGCGCGCTCACCGCCGTCACGCTGCCCTACCTGGCCGCGCTCGCGGACCGCGGCTGGCGGGACGCCGTCGCCGACGACCCCGCCCTCGCCGCGGGCCTGACGACGCACGCGGGGCGGCTGCTGAGCACCGCGGTGGCGGACGCCCACGGCCTGCACGCCGCGCCGCTCGGCGCGGTCCTCGGGTCGCACGCCGGACCGCAGGCATCTGTGACGATGGGCGCATGACCTCCGCACCCGAGGCGACCGCCCTCGACCCGACCAACCCGTTCGCCCGTCCCTCCCGGCTCCCGTACGGCCTGCCGGACTTCCGCGAGGTGCGCGAGGAGCACTACCTGCCCGCGCTCCTGGCCGGCATGGCCGAGCAGCGGCGCGAGGTCGAGGCGGTCGCCACCGACCCCGCCGAGCCCACCGTCGAGAACACGCTCGTGCCGCTCGAGCGCTCCGGCCACCTGCTGCACCGCGTCGCCTCGGCCTTCTGGAACCAGGCCGGCTCGGACTCGACCCCGGGCCTGCAGGCGATCGAGGAGGAGCTCGCGCCGCTGTACGCGGCGCACCAGGACGCGATCTGGCTGGACGCCCGCCTGCACGCCCGCGTCGAGGCGCTCGCGGTGTCGCTGGAGGGCACCGAGCTCGCCCCCGACACCGCCTGGCTCCTGCACCGCACCCGGCGCGCCTTCGCCCGCGCCGGCGTGGGCCTGCCCGAGGCGGACCAGGAGCGGCTGCGGGCGATCAACGCGGAGATCACGAGCCTCGACGCCGCCTTCGGGCGCAAGCTGCTCGCCGGCGCCAACGCCGCGGCCGTCCTCGTCACCGACGAGGCGGAGCTCGACGGCATGCCGCAGGACGCCCGCGACGCGGCCGCGCAGGCCGCGGCGGAGCGCGGGCACGAGGGCGCGTGGCTGATCGAGCTCCAGCTGCCCACCCAGCAGTCCGTCCTGGCGACGCTGCGCGACCGCGGCCTGCGCGAGCGCATCCACCGCGCGTCGGTGACCCGCGGTGCGACCGGCGACGAGAACGACACGCGCGAGACCCTGCTCGCGCTCGTGCGCCTGCGCGCCGAGCGTGCGCGCCTGCTCGGCTACGAGCACCACGCGGCCTACGTCGCCGAGGACGCCACCGCCGGGTCGGCGCAGGCCGTCGCCGAGATGCTCGCCCGCCTCGCCCCGGCCGCCGTCGCGAACGCCCGCGCCGAGGCGGCCGAGCTCGAGGTGGCGCTGCAGGCCGACCACCCGGGCGCGACGCTCGAGCCCTGGGACTGGTCCTACTACGCCGAGCGCGTGCGCCAGGACAAGCGCCAGCTCGACGAGTCGGCCCTGCGCCCGTACCTCGAGCTCGACCGCGTGCTCACCGAGGGCGTCTTCCACGCCGCGAACCGCCTGTACGGGCTCACGTTCGCCGAGCGCCACGACCTCGTCGGCTACCACCCGGACGTGCGCGTGTTCGAGGTGTTCGACGCGGACGGCTCCGGCATGGGCCTGTTCCTCGGCGACTTCTGGACGCGGGCGTCCAAGCGCGGCGGCGCGTGGATGAACACCCTCGTCGACCAGTCCGACCTGCGCGGCGAGCTCCCGGTGGTCGTGAACAACCTCAACGTGCCCAAGCCGCCGGCGGGCCAGCCCACGCTGCTGACGTGGGACGAGGTCATCACGCTCTTCCACGAGTTCGGCCACGCGCTGCACGGCCTGCTCGCCCGGGTCCGCTACCCGTCGCAGGCCGGCACGAACGTGCCGCGCGACTTCGTCGAGTACCCGTCCCAGGTCAACGAGATGTGGGCCTGGGACCCGGAGGTCCTCGCGCGCTACGCCGTGCACCACGAGACGGGTGAGCCCATGCCCGCCGCGTGGGTCCGCACGCTGCTCGACGCCCGCCAGGACGGCGAGGGCTTCGCGACGACCGAGTACCTCGCCGCAGCGCTGCTCGACCAGGCCTGGTACCGCCTGGCCCCCGAGGACGTCCCCACCGACCCGGCGCAGGTCGAGGCCTTCGAGGCCGCCGCGCTCGAGGCCGCGGGGGTCGCGTTCGCGCCGGTGCCGCCCCGGTACCGCACGTCGTACTTCAACCACGTCTTCGGCAGCGGCTACTCGGCCGGGTACTACGCCTACATCTGGTCGGAGGTGCTCGACGCCGACACCGTCGAGTGGTTCGCGGAGAACGGCGGCCTGCGCCGCGAGAACGGCGACACCTTCCGCGCCCGCCTGCTCGGGCGCGGGGGCTCGATCGACCCGCTGCAGGCGTTCCGCGACCTGCGCGGCCGCGACCCCGAGATCGCGCCGCTGCTGGCGCGCCGCGGCCTGGACCGGGCGGACGCCCGATGAGCGCCGCGACCGGCGCGTCCGCCGTGCCCACCGCCGAGGACGAGGTCGTCGACCTCTGCCGCGACCTCATCCGGTTCGACACCTCGAACCCCGGCGACGGCACCGGACCGGGGGAGCGCGCCGCCGCCGAGTACGTCGTCGGCCTGCTGCAGGACGTCGGCCTGGAGCCCGAGCTGTTCGAGAGCGAGCCGGGACGGGCCAGCGTCGTCGTGCGCGTCGAGGGGGCCGACAGCAGCCGTCCCGCGCTCGTCCTGCACGGTCATCTCGACGTCGTCCCCGCCCACGCCCCGGACTGGAGCGTCGACCCGTTCGCCGCCGAGGTCCGCGACGGCCTCGTGTGGGGCCGTGGCGCGGTGGACATGAAGGACATGGACGCGATGATCCTCGCGGTCGTGCGCCAGATGGTCCGCGAGGGACGGCGCCCCGCACGCGACCTCGTCGTCGCGATGTTCGCCGACGAGGAGGCCGGCGGCCGCCTCGGTGCCGGCTGGGCGGTGGAGCACCGGCCGGAGCTGTTCGCCGGCGCCACGGAGGCGATCAGCGAGGTCGGCGGCTTCTCGGTCGACGTGGCGGGGCAGCGCGTGTACCTGCTCCAGACGGCCGAGAAGGGACTGGGCTGGCTGCGCCTGGTCGCCTCGGGCCGGGCCGGTCACGGCAGCCAAGTGCACACCGACAACGCGGTCGTGCACCTCGCCGAGGCCGTGGCCCGCATCGGCCGGCACCCGTGGCCCGTGCAGCTCACGCCGACGGTGCGGGCGCTGCTCGAGGGCGTCGCCGAGCTGACGGGTCTGCGGTTCGACCCCGAGGACCCGGCCTCGCTCGACGCGCTCGTCGACGCGCTCGGCCCCGCGAGCCGGTTCGTGG includes these proteins:
- a CDS encoding fructosamine kinase family protein, which gives rise to MPATPGHAARPVHRKARPDAPPGFFACEAAGLRWLAAAGGARVVEVLDVADDHLDLVRLPTVRPGPEAARAFGAALARTHDAGAAAFGAPPDDWSGDGFFGPLDAPLPMRSGAHASWGAFLAECRVEPVATALRAAGLTGPADDDAFARLAARLRAGTWDDADPPARLHGDLWSGNVLWTPDGVTLVDPAAHGGHRETDLAMLALFGLPHLEDVLDAYQRVHPLARGWRHRVTLHQLYPLAVHALLFRGGYTAQTLAVAHRWAGA
- the ald gene encoding alanine dehydrogenase, giving the protein MQIGVPRETKNREHRVAVTPAGVDRLVRAGHEVLVETGAGAGSHLADADYVRAGARVVATPAEAWAAPLVCKVKEPVPAEYGYLRPDLVLFTYLHLAADRPATDALLAAGTTAIAYETVRAADGSLPLLAPMSEVAGRLATQVGAYHLMAGEGGGRGVLLGGVPGTAPAKVVVLGGGVVGTHAAEIAVGMRADVTVLDVSVPRLRELDARFAGRVRTLASSAWAVEQELLDADLVVGAVLRPGARAPRLVSDALVAAMRPGSVLVDVAVDQGGCFEGTHPTTHDAPTYRVHGSVFYCVANMPGAVPVTSTRALTAVTLPYLAALADRGWRDAVADDPALAAGLTTHAGRLLSTAVADAHGLHAAPLGAVLGSHAGPQASVTMGA
- a CDS encoding M3 family metallopeptidase; its protein translation is MTSAPEATALDPTNPFARPSRLPYGLPDFREVREEHYLPALLAGMAEQRREVEAVATDPAEPTVENTLVPLERSGHLLHRVASAFWNQAGSDSTPGLQAIEEELAPLYAAHQDAIWLDARLHARVEALAVSLEGTELAPDTAWLLHRTRRAFARAGVGLPEADQERLRAINAEITSLDAAFGRKLLAGANAAAVLVTDEAELDGMPQDARDAAAQAAAERGHEGAWLIELQLPTQQSVLATLRDRGLRERIHRASVTRGATGDENDTRETLLALVRLRAERARLLGYEHHAAYVAEDATAGSAQAVAEMLARLAPAAVANARAEAAELEVALQADHPGATLEPWDWSYYAERVRQDKRQLDESALRPYLELDRVLTEGVFHAANRLYGLTFAERHDLVGYHPDVRVFEVFDADGSGMGLFLGDFWTRASKRGGAWMNTLVDQSDLRGELPVVVNNLNVPKPPAGQPTLLTWDEVITLFHEFGHALHGLLARVRYPSQAGTNVPRDFVEYPSQVNEMWAWDPEVLARYAVHHETGEPMPAAWVRTLLDARQDGEGFATTEYLAAALLDQAWYRLAPEDVPTDPAQVEAFEAAALEAAGVAFAPVPPRYRTSYFNHVFGSGYSAGYYAYIWSEVLDADTVEWFAENGGLRRENGDTFRARLLGRGGSIDPLQAFRDLRGRDPEIAPLLARRGLDRADAR
- a CDS encoding M20/M25/M40 family metallo-hydrolase; this translates as MSAATGASAVPTAEDEVVDLCRDLIRFDTSNPGDGTGPGERAAAEYVVGLLQDVGLEPELFESEPGRASVVVRVEGADSSRPALVLHGHLDVVPAHAPDWSVDPFAAEVRDGLVWGRGAVDMKDMDAMILAVVRQMVREGRRPARDLVVAMFADEEAGGRLGAGWAVEHRPELFAGATEAISEVGGFSVDVAGQRVYLLQTAEKGLGWLRLVASGRAGHGSQVHTDNAVVHLAEAVARIGRHPWPVQLTPTVRALLEGVAELTGLRFDPEDPASLDALVDALGPASRFVGATLRHSTNPTRLAAGYKENVVPGAATAAVDGRFLPGLSEEFDAQVAALAGPHVRVEDIVRDTGLEVPFEGALVDAMVAAVTAEDPDAHVLPYMLSGGTDNKSLSRLGITGYGFAPLRLPADLDFAGMFHGVDERVPVDALRFGTRVLDRLLTTC